The following are from one region of the Leptospira harrisiae genome:
- a CDS encoding DUF1554 domain-containing protein, producing MEFFLQTFRIFQKFSLTINLIIVSFICFTLSSCEPENNNNIEAVSALALVANNRSTGSTSDNSCSSTAYCKIFVSTASYPALNTNLGISGLDSYCNNATDKPSGGGTYKALVTDETTRIACTTANCSGGPSEHADWVLKANKQYRQSDGTTVIGTTNANGLFTFPLTNPPRTNWTGTMNTATGLRPNWTSSNNHCTGWRAGGTFMAAQHNDTSSLAISNAGTMSCTDDARIICVEQ from the coding sequence ATGGAGTTTTTTCTGCAAACTTTTAGAATCTTTCAAAAATTTTCACTTACAATCAATTTAATCATAGTTAGTTTCATATGTTTCACTCTTAGTTCTTGTGAACCAGAAAATAATAACAATATAGAAGCAGTCAGTGCTCTTGCACTCGTGGCTAACAATCGTTCCACTGGATCAACTTCCGACAATTCTTGCTCAAGCACAGCATATTGCAAAATATTTGTCTCTACAGCTTCTTATCCCGCCTTAAATACAAATTTAGGAATCAGTGGATTAGATAGTTATTGCAATAATGCCACAGACAAACCTTCTGGCGGTGGCACTTACAAAGCACTTGTCACAGATGAAACCACCCGAATTGCGTGTACAACTGCTAATTGCTCTGGCGGACCTTCCGAACATGCAGATTGGGTGTTAAAGGCAAATAAACAATATAGACAATCCGATGGAACTACCGTTATAGGAACTACGAATGCCAATGGACTCTTTACCTTTCCTTTGACAAATCCTCCACGAACTAATTGGACTGGCACAATGAATACGGCAACAGGGTTGCGTCCAAATTGGACAAGTAGTAATAATCACTGTACGGGTTGGAGGGCAGGCGGTACCTTTATGGCGGCACAACATAATGATACGAGTAGTCTTGCGATCAGTAATGCTGGAACCATGTCTTGCACGGACGATGCAAGAATCATCTGTGTCGAACAATAG
- a CDS encoding DUF1554 domain-containing protein → MQKLKYLSNSFFTVNLIIISLTCLTLISCEENSTDNTAAASVLALASNNSSSTASTTNTSVGPCSTTGPCKIFVTANTFPALNTNLGMSGLDNFCNNSAEKPSGGGTYKALVTDGANRIACTTANCSGGPSEHTGWVLKANKEYRRSNGTTVIGTTNANGIFTFPLTNSISNAIPFTNMTATGLYANWTSNSNHCSQWTGTGSFAMATYDSTSSDAIYAAGIAGCTNNAAIICVEQ, encoded by the coding sequence TTGCAAAAACTGAAATACTTATCAAATTCCTTTTTTACAGTTAATTTAATCATTATTAGCCTAACCTGTTTAACACTCATCTCTTGTGAAGAAAATAGCACCGACAATACGGCTGCAGCCAGTGTGCTTGCACTTGCGTCAAATAACAGCAGTTCTACTGCTTCTACAACAAATACTTCTGTTGGTCCTTGCTCCACAACTGGACCATGCAAAATATTTGTCACAGCTAATACTTTTCCAGCATTGAATACGAATTTAGGAATGAGTGGATTAGATAATTTTTGCAACAACTCCGCAGAGAAACCTTCTGGTGGTGGCACGTACAAAGCACTTGTCACGGACGGTGCCAATCGAATCGCGTGTACAACTGCTAATTGTTCTGGTGGACCTTCCGAACATACTGGATGGGTGTTAAAGGCAAATAAAGAATATAGGCGATCCAATGGAACCACGGTGATTGGCACAACCAATGCCAATGGCATCTTTACCTTTCCTTTGACAAATTCAATTAGCAATGCAATTCCTTTTACAAATATGACAGCAACAGGACTGTATGCAAATTGGACTAGTAATAGTAATCATTGTTCACAATGGACGGGGACTGGTAGTTTCGCAATGGCAACATATGACAGTACATCGTCTGATGCAATCTATGCTGCTGGAATCGCTGGATGTACGAACAATGCGGCTATCATTTGTGTAGAACAATAA
- a CDS encoding DUF1554 domain-containing protein: MISDGIKRRACSTANCSGGTSEHIDWVLKPNQQYKRKDGTTVIGTTNANGLFPIPLTNSMEPNLLNANNYVITGINADWINSVDCDNWTTIGTATLAPNGLFGKHQNTDALAFAFATSSCYDLVNNYNAKAICVEQ, from the coding sequence TTGATATCAGATGGAATAAAAAGAAGGGCCTGTTCTACTGCAAATTGCTCAGGTGGAACTTCAGAACATATCGATTGGGTTCTCAAACCAAACCAACAATACAAAAGAAAAGATGGAACCACAGTGATTGGAACCACTAATGCAAATGGTCTTTTTCCTATTCCACTTACCAATTCAATGGAACCAAATTTACTAAATGCTAATAATTATGTGATTACAGGAATCAATGCCGACTGGATCAATAGTGTTGATTGTGATAATTGGACTACAATAGGAACTGCAACTTTAGCACCAAATGGGCTGTTTGGAAAACATCAAAATACGGATGCTCTAGCTTTTGCGTTTGCTACCTCATCATGCTATGACCTAGTAAATAACTATAATGCGAAAGCCATTTGTGTTGAACAATAG
- a CDS encoding DUF1554 domain-containing protein has protein sequence MRILKNLPNSFRITMGMIGIITCFTLMSCETNNSDNTATAGALALVTNNSSTSSSSTTPSCTTTGTCKIFIANPTAPINAGISGFDTYCNNSTNKPSGSYTYKALVSDGIKRRACSTANCSGGTSEHIDWVLKPNQQYKRNDGTTVIGTTNANGIFVTSLTNSVEPNLVTGSDVVLTGINDNWTPGDDCTDWTGTGNTMIGAHLEVVYRWYAESSRDCSTMVNNTYQGKAICVEQ, from the coding sequence TTGCGAATATTGAAAAACTTACCAAATTCCTTTCGAATCACTATGGGAATGATTGGGATCATAACTTGCTTCACACTTATGTCTTGCGAAACTAATAACAGTGACAATACGGCCACTGCAGGTGCACTTGCCCTCGTAACTAATAACAGTTCTACTTCAAGTAGTTCCACAACACCTTCCTGCACAACAACAGGAACCTGTAAAATATTTATCGCAAATCCAACGGCTCCTATCAATGCAGGTATTTCTGGCTTTGATACATACTGTAACAATTCGACTAATAAACCATCAGGAAGTTATACCTACAAAGCATTGGTTTCAGATGGAATCAAAAGAAGGGCCTGCTCTACTGCAAATTGCTCAGGTGGAACGTCTGAACATATCGATTGGGTTCTCAAACCGAACCAACAATACAAAAGAAACGATGGAACCACAGTGATTGGAACCACTAATGCAAATGGTATTTTTGTAACTTCACTGACAAATTCAGTTGAACCAAATTTGGTTACTGGTAGTGATGTGGTCCTCACTGGTATAAATGACAACTGGACACCAGGTGATGATTGTACTGATTGGACTGGAACTGGAAATACAATGATAGGAGCACATTTGGAAGTAGTTTACCGATGGTATGCAGAATCATCCAGAGATTGTAGCACTATGGTTAATAATACCTACCAAGGGAAGGCAATCTGTGTGGAACAGTAA
- a CDS encoding NAD(P) transhydrogenase subunit alpha: protein MEIFVTAVTIFVLAIFVGFEIITKIPPILHTPLMSGSNAISGITLIGALYAAGIEESNVTKILGLLSVIFATINVVGGFLVTHRMLGMFKKKDAPK from the coding sequence ATGGAAATATTTGTTACAGCCGTCACGATTTTCGTCCTCGCGATCTTCGTGGGATTTGAAATCATCACAAAAATCCCTCCCATCCTCCACACCCCTCTTATGTCGGGTTCCAACGCCATTTCCGGCATTACCTTGATTGGTGCACTTTATGCAGCCGGGATCGAAGAGAGCAATGTCACAAAAATTTTGGGCTTACTCTCTGTTATTTTTGCTACGATCAACGTGGTAGGTGGGTTTCTTGTGACTCATAGAATGCTCGGAATGTTTAAGAAAAAGGACGCACCTAAATAA
- a CDS encoding NAD(P)(+) transhydrogenase (Re/Si-specific) subunit beta: MELVSILNLSYLVASILFIVGIKQLAHPKTASRGNLLGALGMFIAVVATLFDQAILTYDWILAGVLIGSLIGIILAIKIQMTAMPQLVAVLNGFGGIASVFVAGAALQLSIPKYAIAVNYQEIVSIVFSAIVGGITFSGSFIAFGKLQGFITEKAVRYPGDQLVKILVGLTAVGLGVYGCLEPTDESIYWILSGVSLLLGVFLVIPIGGADMPVVISLLNSYSGIAASATGFVLNNNVLIIAGSLVGASGIILTQIMCKAMNRSLTNVLFGGFGAVATEMKDDGDFYSGKVKSTSAEEVAMLLDVARSVVIVPGYGMAVAQAQHTVRDLYQLLTARGIDVTFAIHPVAGRMPGHMNVLLAEADIPYDRLKEMDEINSTFENVDVVIVNGANDVTNPLAKTDPKSPIAGMPILDVGNAKTVVVIKRSLSPGFAGVPNPLFIADNCLMLFGDGKKATQEMIAALKES; encoded by the coding sequence ATGGAATTAGTCAGTATTCTTAACCTATCTTACCTTGTTGCATCCATTCTTTTTATTGTTGGAATCAAACAATTGGCTCATCCCAAAACAGCATCTCGAGGAAATTTACTCGGTGCCTTGGGGATGTTCATTGCGGTCGTCGCAACTCTCTTCGACCAAGCCATCTTAACTTATGATTGGATCCTTGCGGGTGTTCTAATTGGATCACTCATCGGAATTATTTTAGCGATCAAAATCCAGATGACTGCAATGCCACAACTTGTTGCCGTTCTCAATGGATTTGGTGGTATCGCATCTGTATTTGTTGCTGGCGCTGCGCTTCAACTTTCCATTCCTAAGTATGCAATTGCTGTGAACTACCAAGAGATCGTATCGATTGTATTTTCCGCTATTGTAGGTGGGATCACTTTCTCTGGAAGTTTTATCGCCTTCGGTAAGTTACAAGGTTTTATTACAGAAAAAGCAGTTCGTTATCCCGGTGACCAACTTGTTAAAATCTTAGTTGGTCTTACAGCAGTCGGTCTTGGTGTGTATGGATGTTTAGAGCCCACAGATGAATCCATTTATTGGATTTTAAGTGGTGTGAGTTTACTTCTCGGTGTATTCCTCGTGATCCCGATTGGTGGAGCTGATATGCCAGTTGTGATCTCTCTTCTTAACTCTTATTCAGGGATTGCCGCTTCCGCAACAGGATTTGTTCTTAACAATAATGTTCTCATCATAGCTGGATCACTTGTTGGTGCTTCTGGAATTATTCTAACACAAATCATGTGCAAAGCGATGAATCGTAGTTTGACGAATGTTCTTTTTGGTGGATTCGGGGCTGTCGCTACAGAAATGAAAGATGATGGCGATTTTTACTCAGGTAAAGTGAAGTCAACCAGTGCAGAAGAAGTCGCAATGTTGTTAGATGTCGCACGTAGTGTAGTGATTGTCCCTGGTTATGGTATGGCTGTAGCGCAAGCGCAACATACTGTTCGTGATTTATATCAACTTTTAACTGCACGTGGTATCGATGTCACCTTTGCAATTCATCCAGTAGCAGGTCGTATGCCTGGTCATATGAACGTATTACTTGCAGAAGCAGATATTCCTTATGATCGATTGAAAGAGATGGACGAGATCAATAGTACTTTCGAAAATGTTGATGTTGTGATAGTCAATGGGGCGAATGACGTAACAAACCCTCTTGCAAAAACAGATCCAAAATCACCGATTGCTGGTATGCCTATTTTGGATGTTGGAAATGCAAAGACAGTTGTTGTTATCAAACGTTCCTTAAGTCCTGGATTTGCTGGAGTGCCTAACCCACTCTTCATTGCTGACAACTGTTTGATGTTGTTTGGTGATGGTAAAAAAGCAACTCAAGAGATGATCGCAGCTTTAAAAGAATCTTAG
- a CDS encoding response regulator transcription factor, with the protein MKKQVYIVDDHPLVVDALQNLIAKSEDLECIGSADNIEKSFNDIEKLQPSLVLIDIQLKQNQNGLQLLKRLRTTFPNIAVIIISMLTDDTFVDRAFKLGAMGYVFKEDTTTQIVEAIHTVLKGDYFVSSSQATRLLGHLYRASQKDEKDPIDRLSNRELEVFLMIGEGMPVKEIAANMGLAPSTIETLRSRIKSKLSITENEKLIRVAVEWKYTQAKTDIVVS; encoded by the coding sequence ATGAAGAAACAAGTCTATATCGTTGATGACCACCCTCTTGTAGTAGATGCACTACAAAACCTAATTGCTAAATCAGAAGATTTAGAGTGCATCGGGAGTGCGGATAACATTGAAAAATCATTTAATGATATAGAAAAACTGCAACCAAGTTTGGTCTTAATTGATATCCAACTCAAACAAAACCAAAATGGTTTGCAGTTGCTCAAACGTCTTAGAACAACTTTTCCAAATATTGCCGTCATCATCATCAGTATGTTGACGGATGATACTTTTGTGGATCGTGCCTTTAAACTCGGTGCTATGGGATATGTTTTCAAAGAAGACACAACCACACAAATCGTAGAAGCAATTCACACGGTGCTTAAGGGAGATTATTTTGTAAGTTCTTCCCAAGCCACTAGACTGCTCGGACACTTGTACAGAGCTTCTCAAAAAGACGAAAAAGATCCCATCGACAGGTTATCCAATCGTGAATTGGAAGTGTTTCTTATGATTGGAGAAGGAATGCCAGTCAAAGAAATTGCAGCCAATATGGGTCTTGCTCCTTCCACAATTGAAACTTTACGATCTCGTATTAAATCCAAACTCAGCATCACTGAAAACGAAAAGTTAATTCGTGTGGCTGTGGAATGGAAATACACCCAAGCCAAAACGGATATCGTCGTTTCTTAA
- a CDS encoding tetratricopeptide repeat protein — MKAKIQILLFGCCFLFLSNSIFSQTEDKETIEINAKIELEKVSRNIINALRYGKFLLADTEWKKIQSDIYKSYPEYDYLNGSLLYSRMEWQEAKESLNKALKKEPNHEAASFLLGMIYAQEDSWPEAKDTWTETNQISPYNPFYHYNLGLAYFILKDYNNAILSLNKSLEYKANYNEAKLILAKTYLELNETEKAKAELLTILEQDPKHLQASHLMGRVVYLLEKDPKKSLTYLKNQRVLGWREKKIYARCYFEIRKWRDAENLLRPIAYSPFADEYDQSFYLNLLLNLGYDERANDFFHFIQKQSQNESKIAEAYRMLLSSREGKDLLYHYFKLRY; from the coding sequence ATGAAAGCTAAAATACAAATTCTTCTTTTCGGTTGTTGCTTTTTATTCTTATCAAATTCTATTTTTTCTCAAACCGAAGATAAAGAAACCATCGAAATCAATGCAAAGATCGAATTGGAAAAAGTCAGTCGCAATATCATCAATGCACTTCGTTATGGAAAATTTCTTTTAGCAGATACAGAATGGAAAAAAATCCAATCCGATATTTATAAATCTTATCCTGAGTATGACTATTTAAACGGAAGTTTGTTATACTCTCGAATGGAATGGCAAGAAGCCAAAGAAAGTTTAAACAAAGCATTAAAAAAAGAACCAAACCATGAAGCCGCAAGTTTTTTACTCGGTATGATCTATGCCCAGGAAGACAGTTGGCCCGAAGCAAAGGATACCTGGACCGAAACCAATCAAATTTCGCCTTACAATCCATTTTATCATTACAATTTAGGTCTCGCCTACTTCATTTTGAAAGACTACAATAATGCCATTCTATCCTTAAACAAATCTTTAGAATACAAAGCAAACTACAATGAAGCGAAACTGATTTTAGCAAAAACTTATTTAGAGCTAAATGAAACAGAAAAAGCAAAAGCGGAACTCTTAACCATTTTGGAACAAGACCCTAAACATCTCCAAGCCTCCCATCTAATGGGCCGCGTGGTTTATTTACTCGAAAAAGATCCAAAAAAATCTCTTACCTATTTAAAAAACCAAAGAGTTCTTGGATGGAGAGAAAAAAAAATATACGCACGATGTTACTTTGAAATACGAAAGTGGAGAGATGCAGAAAACTTACTTCGACCAATCGCCTACTCACCGTTTGCCGATGAATACGACCAAAGTTTTTATTTAAACTTACTTTTGAACTTAGGATATGATGAAAGAGCAAACGACTTCTTTCATTTCATCCAAAAACAATCGCAAAACGAATCTAAAATTGCTGAAGCATACAGAATGTTACTCTCTTCCCGTGAGGGAAAAGATTTATTGTATCACTATTTTAAACTTAGGTATTGA
- a CDS encoding cytidylyltransferase domain-containing protein, which translates to MNGILSTRDCFAFIQARLGSTRFPKKILKSIPEGSNTSVLCHIHNRLSAIFPKEQIVFLVPENDTELIEFLNGKHYRYFVGSESNVRERFRKACSHFQAKHIFRLTGDNPFIDLESIRYLYEAITYISDPYYSLSMVGLPLGMGVECFSANSLFYETEGPTPERHTEHVSLHIKEHPEIHKQFRLSPPHLNPLTNINSNSLRITVDESKDYELVCSLWERLGTKDPIFGAKEVIQLAKDHPEVFLVNASVEQVTFSLPKSNQKSKQVRIVYADPSLFGSGHWERCKSLSVFLEMNGYHPELSDKPDIQSKHLPHILDIRENEFPINNLFYIDNLHHLPNEFNASFFLPNPEAPTSEGDPISYFSSPLSELDWNQITIPGRILVYAGNLGKEESEQIDSYLLQFLNSKVSIRKTNISSVARIGGTPPAEKKVEFLTRVSYIEFLKQIQTCEVVLTYFGQTMMESLGYGKKVCLVGITDIHESLGHFAENKLGIPYLGSLSTLNEIKQFPNVFPHSKRKLVRDAHLKILKWLESIYES; encoded by the coding sequence ATGAATGGTATACTTTCAACGCGTGATTGTTTTGCCTTTATTCAGGCAAGACTAGGTTCTACAAGATTTCCGAAAAAAATTTTAAAGTCTATTCCTGAAGGTTCAAATACCTCGGTCCTTTGTCATATCCATAACCGGCTCTCCGCGATCTTTCCCAAAGAACAGATTGTTTTTTTGGTCCCCGAAAATGATACCGAACTCATTGAATTTTTAAATGGAAAACATTACCGATATTTCGTTGGATCGGAATCCAATGTTCGAGAAAGATTTCGGAAAGCATGTTCACATTTCCAAGCAAAACATATATTTCGCCTAACGGGTGATAACCCATTTATCGATTTAGAATCCATTCGATATTTGTATGAAGCGATTACTTATATTTCCGATCCTTATTATAGTCTTTCCATGGTTGGTTTGCCATTGGGGATGGGAGTAGAATGTTTTTCTGCAAATTCTCTTTTTTATGAAACGGAAGGCCCAACGCCTGAACGACATACAGAACATGTGTCACTTCATATCAAAGAACATCCGGAAATTCACAAACAATTTAGACTGTCGCCACCACACTTAAATCCACTAACAAATATTAACTCAAATTCACTACGTATCACTGTTGATGAATCCAAAGATTATGAACTAGTTTGTTCCTTGTGGGAAAGGTTAGGAACGAAAGATCCAATATTTGGGGCCAAAGAAGTGATTCAGTTGGCGAAAGACCATCCGGAAGTATTTTTGGTTAACGCTTCTGTTGAACAAGTTACTTTTTCCCTACCTAAATCAAATCAAAAATCCAAACAAGTGCGGATTGTCTATGCAGACCCTTCTCTCTTTGGAAGTGGACATTGGGAACGATGTAAATCTTTATCTGTGTTTTTAGAGATGAATGGATACCATCCTGAACTTTCTGACAAACCAGATATTCAATCCAAACATCTCCCACATATACTAGATATTAGAGAAAATGAATTTCCCATAAACAATTTGTTTTATATTGATAATCTCCATCATTTGCCAAACGAATTCAATGCTAGTTTTTTTCTACCAAATCCTGAGGCACCAACTAGTGAGGGAGATCCTATATCTTATTTTAGTTCTCCACTTTCTGAATTGGATTGGAACCAAATCACAATCCCTGGACGAATTCTTGTTTATGCAGGCAATTTAGGAAAAGAAGAATCAGAACAAATTGATTCCTATCTATTACAATTCCTAAATTCGAAAGTTTCTATTAGAAAAACTAACATAAGTTCAGTGGCTCGTATTGGAGGAACACCTCCTGCTGAAAAAAAAGTGGAATTCCTTACACGAGTTTCTTATATAGAATTTTTGAAACAGATTCAAACTTGTGAAGTCGTTTTAACTTACTTTGGGCAAACGATGATGGAATCTTTAGGTTACGGAAAAAAAGTTTGTTTGGTCGGAATCACGGATATTCACGAATCTTTGGGTCATTTTGCAGAAAATAAATTAGGAATTCCTTATTTAGGTTCTCTTTCGACATTAAATGAAATCAAACAATTTCCGAATGTTTTTCCTCATTCAAAAAGAAAATTAGTTCGCGATGCTCACTTAAAAATTTTGAAATGGTTAGAATCAATTTATGAAAGCTAA
- a CDS encoding spiro-SPASM protein has protein sequence MMNRKDYNPSFAVVYLDSQSIQFLNAQFQVELWEEFINRLSKVFPKIQIHTNTNTALSEKINSSSLKNKIITHEDVSKEYEFLLKLGKLLPESKFKDPDWDEVCFLYFTGISPLLDSNLTETAWNRHKNFFSQYSYSENLPPGLTPTIITREFLTSLPDTLSTDVHSFFLKNINQYDVDIFYKAPDLRQLRLDFRLASIRSLTLILGLLPMGESLSYENLLSKLKEKPALFRSAPSYLEWEIYKGCELKCTFCPREFADLNNDGSFVSLEDVKSTITKLNVELTSPITISLSGNGEPLLHPEFKNIILEILKLKSLSELIIETALYTNTDILLPLVESLNPSDKEKICIIVNVTTLKPDVYKSLYGKQELEKVLLNIDLLSQALPNKSLHVQMIKMKEVEEEIDPYFTFFEKKGINIILQKYNTFANKLPERRVSDLTPIHRDFCWHLVRDLSVSVNGTVSICKQNQNEVIGNLYQETLAEIWQKGLDFFKHSFNGEHDKIPAPCLNCDEWYTFNA, from the coding sequence ATGATGAACCGAAAGGACTATAACCCAAGTTTTGCGGTTGTCTATTTAGACTCCCAATCCATTCAATTTTTAAATGCTCAATTTCAAGTTGAATTGTGGGAAGAATTTATAAATCGACTTTCTAAAGTATTTCCAAAGATACAAATTCATACCAACACAAACACTGCACTATCAGAAAAAATAAATTCCAGTTCTTTGAAAAACAAAATCATAACACATGAAGATGTTTCCAAAGAATATGAATTTTTACTCAAACTTGGAAAACTTTTACCAGAGTCAAAATTCAAAGATCCGGATTGGGATGAAGTTTGTTTTCTATATTTTACTGGGATTTCTCCACTTTTAGATTCAAACCTAACAGAAACAGCTTGGAATCGTCATAAAAACTTTTTTAGCCAGTATTCGTATTCGGAAAACTTACCTCCAGGTCTTACACCTACTATCATCACACGTGAATTTCTTACTTCTTTACCCGATACCTTGTCCACCGACGTCCATTCCTTTTTTCTAAAAAACATCAATCAATATGATGTGGATATTTTTTATAAGGCACCGGACCTTCGCCAACTTAGATTGGACTTTCGATTGGCATCAATTCGTTCTTTAACTCTCATTTTAGGTTTATTACCGATGGGTGAGAGTCTAAGTTATGAGAACCTTCTTTCTAAACTAAAAGAAAAACCTGCGTTATTTCGCAGCGCCCCTTCTTACCTGGAATGGGAAATATACAAAGGTTGTGAACTAAAGTGTACATTCTGTCCGCGCGAATTCGCAGATCTGAACAATGACGGAAGTTTTGTATCTTTAGAAGACGTAAAATCAACGATAACTAAGCTTAATGTTGAACTCACATCACCCATTACCATCAGCCTTTCAGGAAATGGAGAACCACTGCTTCATCCTGAATTCAAAAATATAATTTTAGAAATTTTAAAACTAAAATCTTTATCAGAACTGATCATCGAAACAGCACTTTATACAAATACAGACATTTTGTTGCCTCTCGTAGAAAGTTTAAATCCTTCAGATAAAGAAAAAATTTGTATCATAGTCAATGTAACCACTTTAAAACCAGATGTTTATAAATCCTTATATGGAAAACAGGAACTGGAAAAAGTGCTCCTTAACATTGATTTACTTTCGCAAGCCCTTCCAAACAAATCGTTACATGTGCAGATGATTAAAATGAAAGAAGTGGAAGAAGAAATTGATCCGTATTTTACTTTTTTTGAAAAAAAAGGGATCAATATAATCTTACAAAAATACAATACCTTTGCAAACAAACTACCGGAACGCCGTGTGAGTGATCTCACTCCAATCCACAGAGATTTTTGTTGGCATTTGGTGCGAGATTTGTCAGTGTCAGTGAATGGAACTGTTTCCATTTGCAAACAAAACCAAAACGAAGTTATCGGGAATTTGTACCAAGAAACCTTGGCTGAAATTTGGCAAAAGGGATTGGATTTTTTTAAACATAGTTTTAACGGTGAACACGATAAAATACCTGCCCCTTGTTTGAATTGTGATGAATGGTATACTTTCAACGCGTGA
- a CDS encoding putative peptidyl-prolyl cis-trans isomerase — protein MQKGSRLSRFLVLFFASVLTFSLLFTPFISVSSYESLNAVMAIVGPRSISSLDYEEGVERYKNLSRFFPNYRKKGSLHSQVVDFLIDRAVVDNAADEESIQVNEKRIEAEIQKRMEAQGISDLEQFKKSVQNQFNLPYDVWLEDLPYQIKKGQLLQIKVSPPLPSEQEVQSWYNKNKAKVGSEFRFREIVFSPSNSSIDEETRVFNELTEIRNKSLKDPSFFKLVASGPRNESRYRLNGGLVNWVPTFELYKSQPTTASVLTQVGGAGKISEVFRDDRKRYCLVYIEGMRPTPLDAVRKGIQGFLFREKEQTSFEEWVSNTRKNSSISIFDPIYIKEYNISNPEEKYNID, from the coding sequence ATGCAAAAAGGATCACGATTGTCTCGATTTCTCGTTTTGTTTTTTGCATCGGTTTTAACCTTTAGCCTACTTTTTACGCCTTTTATAAGTGTAAGTTCTTACGAATCTTTAAACGCAGTTATGGCCATTGTTGGCCCGAGGTCCATTTCCAGTTTGGATTATGAAGAAGGAGTGGAACGATATAAAAACCTATCTCGTTTTTTCCCCAACTATCGCAAAAAAGGTTCTCTTCATTCCCAAGTGGTCGATTTTCTAATTGATCGAGCGGTGGTTGATAATGCCGCTGATGAAGAATCCATCCAGGTCAATGAAAAACGAATTGAAGCAGAAATTCAAAAAAGAATGGAAGCGCAAGGGATTAGTGACCTAGAACAATTTAAAAAATCAGTTCAAAATCAGTTCAATTTACCATACGATGTTTGGTTAGAAGATTTACCTTACCAAATCAAAAAAGGGCAACTATTACAAATCAAGGTGAGCCCTCCCTTACCTTCTGAACAAGAAGTTCAATCTTGGTATAACAAAAACAAGGCGAAGGTAGGATCAGAGTTTCGATTTAGAGAAATCGTTTTTTCCCCTTCCAATTCATCGATTGATGAAGAAACAAGAGTGTTTAACGAACTCACAGAAATCCGAAACAAATCTTTAAAAGATCCTTCATTTTTTAAGTTAGTTGCCTCAGGTCCAAGAAACGAATCTCGATATCGTTTGAATGGAGGACTGGTCAACTGGGTTCCAACTTTTGAATTGTATAAATCCCAACCCACTACTGCTTCTGTATTAACACAAGTAGGCGGAGCTGGAAAGATTTCAGAAGTGTTTAGAGATGATCGTAAACGTTATTGTTTAGTTTATATTGAAGGAATGCGACCTACTCCATTGGATGCAGTCAGAAAAGGAATCCAAGGATTTTTGTTTCGAGAGAAAGAACAAACTTCTTTTGAAGAATGGGTTTCTAACACTCGAAAAAACTCATCCATCTCTATCTTTGATCCTATTTACATCAAAGAATACAACATCAGCAATCCGGAAGAAAAATACAATATAGACTGA